A window from Gottschalkiaceae bacterium SANA encodes these proteins:
- a CDS encoding galactose mutarotase yields MNVQVKLFGTSENGQAIYAYHLIGEDQYSVTVLSFGGVITEILAPDRNGSVQNVVLGYNYLRPYETFSPHLGALTGRVAGRISQGKFTLNNKSYTLAQNNKQSCLHGGTHGFAFQVYHVEPFETKESCGVILKRRSPHMEEGFPGNLDLEVTYTITKENALIIDYHATTDQATPVTLTNHSYFNLSGKPNTTIDDHLLTIHADHYGQIDQDVVPTVIRPVDNTPFDFRVERRIGHALQEKNQQLSYGKGFDHPFCLKEEKPQVTITDPHSGRTMAITTTERTLVVYTGNYLSSLPDEPLNHGKRPHDYEGICFETQAFPDAIHNKNAASIILKPEEHYQSKTIYQFGIKK; encoded by the coding sequence ATGAATGTACAAGTCAAATTATTTGGAACAAGTGAAAATGGTCAAGCCATTTACGCCTATCATTTGATCGGTGAAGACCAGTATTCTGTTACAGTTTTATCTTTCGGCGGAGTCATTACCGAGATCCTAGCACCCGATCGAAATGGAAGCGTTCAGAACGTCGTTTTAGGCTATAATTATCTGCGACCTTACGAAACCTTTTCGCCCCATTTAGGTGCCCTCACGGGCCGCGTAGCGGGTAGAATCAGTCAAGGAAAGTTCACCCTAAACAACAAATCCTACACCTTGGCGCAAAACAACAAGCAGTCTTGCCTCCACGGCGGTACGCATGGTTTTGCTTTCCAAGTTTACCATGTAGAACCCTTCGAAACCAAAGAAAGCTGCGGCGTCATTTTAAAGCGCCGAAGTCCCCATATGGAAGAGGGCTTCCCCGGCAACTTAGATCTAGAAGTTACCTATACCATCACCAAAGAAAATGCCCTGATCATTGACTACCACGCAACAACGGACCAGGCGACGCCGGTTACCCTAACCAACCATAGCTACTTCAACCTTTCAGGGAAACCGAATACAACCATCGACGATCATCTGCTGACCATTCATGCCGATCATTACGGCCAAATTGACCAAGATGTAGTTCCTACCGTAATTCGCCCCGTCGACAACACGCCTTTTGATTTTAGAGTTGAGCGAAGAATCGGTCATGCCCTACAGGAAAAAAACCAACAGCTTTCCTACGGTAAAGGCTTCGATCATCCCTTCTGTTTAAAAGAAGAAAAACCACAAGTTACAATCACCGACCCACATAGCGGCAGAACAATGGCTATTACCACGACAGAGAGGACCCTTGTCGTTTACACGGGAAATTATCTAAGTAGCCTGCCCGATGAACCATTAAACCATGGAAAACGGCCTCATGACTACGAAGGCATTTGCTTTGAAACACAAGCCTTTCCAGATGCAATTCATAACAAAAATGCGGCTTCCATTATTCTCAAGCCCGAAGAACACTACCAAAGCAAAACCATTTATCAATTCGGCATCAAAAAATAA